Genomic DNA from Streptomyces sp. NBC_01571:
GCGTGACCGGACGGGTCCCGACGGGCGGCATCCGACCGGACGGGACCCGACCGGACAGCATCCGGCCGGACAGCATCCGGCCGGGCGGCACCCGTCCGGGTGGCGCCTGACTGGACGTGCCCCGTCTCGGTCGGTCTGGTCCGTGTCTCCGGTGAACGGGTCCGATTCGCCGGACGTCCCGGATGACCGAGCCCCCGGTCGAGCGGTCGGCGGACATGGCGTCCGAGGACGGACGAGACCGGTCGTCACCCGAGGGAACGCGCGACGCGGAATCCGACGTCGTCGACCTGGAAGGTCGGGTGGCTGCGGCGCCGGGCGGAGGCCCGGCAACTCCAGTGCTCGTCGAACCAGCCACCGCCACGGAGCACCCGGTAGGTGCCGTAGACCTCGGCGTCGTAGACGTCCCAGCACCAGTCCCAGACATTGCCGAGCATGTCGTGGAACCCCCACGCGTTCGGGCGTTTGCCACCCACGGAGTGGATGCGCTCGTGCGAGTTGCCGCGGTACCAGGCGATCTCGTCCAGCTCCCCGTAACGCGGACCTTCGGTACCCGCACGGCAGGCGTGCTCCCACTCGGCCTCGGTCGGCAGTCGGTACCCGTCGGCGGACGCGTCCCACTCGATGTCTTCGCCGCCGTCCCGGAAGTGGTACGCGGAGGTGAGCCCGTCGCGCTGGGACAGGGCGTTGCAGAACCGCGCCGCGTCCCACCAGGAGACACACTCGACGGGCGACTGGTCCCCGTGGGCGGTACTCGGCCGCCGGTCTGTGATCTGTGCGTAGAACGCCTGGGTGA
This window encodes:
- a CDS encoding SUMF1/EgtB/PvdO family nonheme iron enzyme; this translates as MDVVTGNEMIAVPPGRTTLSDRRTQRSWSVELAPYQLAAFPVTQAFYAQITDRRPSTAHGDQSPVECVSWWDAARFCNALSQRDGLTSAYHFRDGGEDIEWDASADGYRLPTEAEWEHACRAGTEGPRYGELDEIAWYRGNSHERIHSVGGKRPNAWGFHDMLGNVWDWCWDVYDAEVYGTYRVLRGGGWFDEHWSCRASARRRSHPTFQVDDVGFRVARSLG